In Desulfomonile tiedjei DSM 6799, a genomic segment contains:
- a CDS encoding sigma 54-interacting transcriptional regulator, giving the protein MDRVCRQTGSNTHQLLIGVLQNIDAAVWVTDKLSDEILFANVQAEEVLGEQERIKDNGHNRCLGASSGMNGLSNELPHEAVESLVHDLECEIVQTGRSIVAQELEIDWVDGRKALLTIARDSENMNRREEEYAESEAIRTTLRKVIHGIFVVNDSGGLTQVDAAWEQMFGYSAEEALFLRCRDMMHPEYSHIFEEKFKAVLCGDAGSFRMKKLFARKDGSLFWGDLSITRMRSLGGRVGAAVGIIAEMSERTQAQRELRESEANFRAAIDNLGQAVTMLSDTKSIMYVNAAFERMFGYSAEEAKCLTPKDVSSHEDFDASNEKLQSLIRGEIDFYRLEKRYMRKDGSVFWGDVTCTPIRDPDSRVEAAVAVIVDITERKRAEEEARKILTEQELRIAENTKELAWANRELRVEVAERRRAQEALQRFEEQFSAIIRTSTDCVFIKDESLKYVIVNPSMEKLLNLPASEIIKLQDKDLFGQEAADRLHELDTRVLSGESVEMEHTRPINNLPMRFLEIRAPIRDKDGRIAGICGIFRRITERAAHASESSIQDSLSPVMRAVVEEARVAAMTDIIVLITGESGAGKDYLARFIHDNSARANGPFYTLNCAAIPPELAESELFGHEPGAFTGANKRKKGLLELAEGGTLLLNEIGELPTHLQAKLLTFLDNRSFTRVGGEKPVKVNARLLAATNRNLKKEVLKKRFRRDLFYRLNVLSLRVPSLVDRIEDLPALAEQIISELGQKLKLPTRPTVPPEELAKLCGYKWPGNIRELRNVLERALIVSPGPQLQFDFLESEAAVPTSKYWIVHFPPRPSYVDVVAGLKRNLLLEALASSGGSKSEACRLLGISRHMLRRQLDTFKLT; this is encoded by the coding sequence ATGGATAGAGTCTGTCGACAGACTGGGAGTAATACACACCAGCTTTTGATTGGTGTCCTACAGAATATCGATGCCGCAGTATGGGTGACCGATAAGCTTAGTGATGAAATCCTCTTTGCCAATGTGCAGGCCGAAGAAGTGCTTGGCGAGCAGGAAAGAATTAAAGATAACGGCCATAACCGCTGTCTTGGTGCTAGTTCGGGGATGAATGGCTTATCGAATGAACTACCACACGAAGCAGTGGAGTCGCTTGTCCATGATTTGGAATGTGAGATCGTTCAAACGGGTCGTTCAATCGTGGCTCAAGAGCTGGAGATCGACTGGGTGGACGGGAGAAAAGCTCTTTTGACAATCGCTCGTGATAGTGAAAATATGAACCGGAGAGAAGAGGAATATGCAGAAAGTGAAGCCATCCGGACAACTCTTCGCAAAGTCATTCACGGCATATTCGTCGTGAATGACAGTGGAGGCCTCACGCAAGTTGACGCAGCGTGGGAACAGATGTTCGGTTATAGTGCTGAGGAAGCTCTGTTCTTAAGGTGCCGGGACATGATGCATCCTGAGTATTCCCATATCTTCGAAGAGAAATTCAAGGCGGTTCTCTGTGGAGATGCCGGTTCTTTTCGCATGAAAAAGCTATTTGCTCGAAAGGACGGTAGTTTATTCTGGGGTGATCTCAGTATCACCCGCATGCGCAGTCTCGGCGGACGCGTGGGAGCAGCGGTAGGCATTATCGCAGAGATGAGCGAACGGACGCAGGCACAACGAGAACTGCGTGAGAGCGAAGCAAACTTTCGGGCTGCCATAGATAACCTGGGGCAAGCTGTCACCATGCTCAGCGATACCAAGTCCATCATGTACGTAAATGCGGCCTTTGAAAGAATGTTCGGATACTCCGCCGAAGAAGCCAAATGTCTTACTCCCAAGGACGTATCTTCTCACGAGGATTTTGATGCCTCAAACGAGAAGCTGCAATCTCTCATTCGCGGAGAGATTGACTTTTATCGTTTGGAAAAGCGCTACATGAGAAAAGATGGTTCCGTTTTTTGGGGAGATGTGACGTGTACCCCAATACGCGATCCGGATTCCCGAGTTGAGGCTGCGGTTGCAGTGATAGTCGACATAACCGAGCGGAAACGTGCAGAGGAGGAAGCACGGAAAATCCTGACCGAACAGGAGCTACGCATCGCAGAAAATACGAAGGAATTAGCTTGGGCAAACAGGGAACTTCGTGTGGAAGTAGCCGAACGGAGACGAGCCCAAGAAGCATTGCAACGATTTGAAGAGCAGTTCAGTGCAATTATCAGGACCTCCACAGATTGTGTGTTCATAAAGGATGAGAGCCTAAAATACGTGATTGTCAATCCTTCCATGGAAAAACTTCTGAACCTGCCGGCCTCGGAGATTATAAAGCTTCAAGACAAGGATCTTTTCGGTCAAGAAGCTGCCGATCGTCTTCACGAATTGGATACACGTGTGTTATCGGGGGAATCTGTAGAGATGGAGCATACGAGACCAATAAACAACCTCCCTATGAGATTCCTGGAAATTCGCGCTCCAATTAGAGACAAAGACGGCCGGATTGCTGGAATTTGCGGCATTTTCCGCAGAATCACGGAACGGGCTGCTCATGCTTCCGAGTCCTCAATCCAGGACAGCCTTTCACCTGTTATGCGTGCGGTTGTGGAAGAAGCCCGCGTAGCCGCAATGACAGATATCATCGTCTTGATCACCGGTGAGAGTGGAGCAGGCAAAGACTATTTGGCGCGTTTTATCCATGACAATTCCGCCCGCGCAAACGGCCCCTTTTACACCCTTAATTGCGCGGCCATTCCTCCCGAACTCGCGGAATCGGAACTTTTCGGTCATGAACCAGGGGCCTTTACGGGAGCGAATAAAAGAAAGAAAGGTCTCCTGGAGCTTGCAGAAGGAGGGACGCTCCTGCTGAACGAAATCGGAGAGCTGCCCACGCATCTTCAGGCAAAGCTGCTGACCTTTCTTGATAATCGATCGTTTACCAGAGTCGGTGGAGAGAAACCGGTAAAAGTGAACGCAAGATTGCTTGCGGCTACAAACAGGAATTTGAAAAAGGAGGTTTTGAAAAAACGCTTCCGTCGTGACCTGTTCTACAGGTTAAACGTTCTGTCTTTACGGGTGCCGTCACTGGTTGACAGGATAGAAGATTTGCCCGCACTGGCCGAACAGATCATCTCTGAATTGGGGCAAAAACTCAAGCTCCCCACGAGACCCACCGTTCCACCTGAGGAATTGGCAAAGCTCTGCGGGTACAAATGGCCGGGAAATATTCGGGAGCTTCGCAATGTTCTCGAAAGAGCACTCATTGTATCGCCGGGTCCGCAGCTTCAGTTCGATTTCTTGGAATCGGAAGCTGCCGTTCCCACTTCTAAATATTGGATCGTCCATTTTCCTCCCCGTCCATCGTATGTGGATGTAGTCGCCGGGCTGAAACGGAACCTCCTCCTGGAAGCTCTGGCCAGTTCCGGCGGTAGTAAAAGTGAAGCATGTCGCCTGTTGGGCATCTCACGCCATATGTTGAGACGGCAGCTTGATACATTCAAGCTCACTTGA